The Ziziphus jujuba cultivar Dongzao chromosome 7, ASM3175591v1 genome includes a region encoding these proteins:
- the LOC107424299 gene encoding uncharacterized protein LOC107424299 produces MGGLLHLFDFNQGSMARKVRTHKKGVGGHEAPGNSLELQVENSQRYCAAGDLPVEEDRSGKNNYPFETSMKKLINEEISKCSSTRQNAPSIVARLMGIDMASLDTKSIVQPIEKKNEPTKIKGSNKETNGRGLINHVSSNSNSSRQPELDLFYHDGDREAGRLSNGQKLGKPRRREHPQEEELQKFKKEFEAWQAARFKECSRVAELEIIHSHWLPQEDLNEEMIGLHSKSGRTAFEKPVEPKSSTIKARSHERIDLGHHGDQMELFPFEQKGSYPRRSRTLSRDFDQYSLMSSSQKIDPSFVPTRIVVLKPGPDRLCNPEESWSSSSGTSEQRGSIEDFLEEVKERLKCEMQGKTIKRGSVVRGSGIETPYSEKPANPKQIAQHIAKQVRESVSRDMGVNLLRSESTRSYRSEIQLNGPGSPEFINRDTRRFLSDRLRNVLKRETELNVPCTAVGDSSTSSVLHNERARARGDVLKKRNETDYSEIVKDEQEMQTRSFRHGLGDDVMLHRELSPRNLVRSLSAPVSGTSFGKLLLEDRHILTGAQIRRKHEAIEKVSFDMKKRKKEKFNFKERVSNFRYSFTLRGRLFGKKMQSILESNGEEHDPMKDIMSGPTVTNFGERHVRENFTEVPPSPASVCSSAQEDFWRPVDYLSPLSTPDLTPRDDYIVPQVFREISSNLNELRRQLNQLESDEPEDTVNKQEPIEPEMVEIKDPAEAYIRDLLVAAGLYDGSSEKHLSRWETLAKPVSISVFEEVEESYKKMAKEQENSLNDHDEKKVDHKVLLDLLNETLSTVLTPPLSLSKFWRNIINTSTLPPLHGKKLLDRVWRVMCEHLYPPDDRCHYSLDSMVGRDMRLTPWSGLISEEVYSIGREMESLIMGDLVEEILQDMQSFIS; encoded by the exons ATGGGAGGCTTATTGCATCTTTTTGACTTCAATCAGGGGAGCATGGCCAGGAAAGTTCGTACACATAAAAAAGGTGTCGGTG GCCATGAAGCTCCTGGAAATAGTCTTGAGCTGCAAGTAGAAAATTCTCAGCGCTATTGTGCTGCAGGAGACTTACCG GTGGAAGAAGATAGGTCTGGAAAGAACAATTATCCATTTGAGACTTCAATGAAGAAATTGATTAACGAGGAAATCTCCAAATGTTCAAGTACCAGACAAAATGCACCAAGTATTGTGGCCCGTCTGATGGGAATAGATATGGCATCATTAGATACGAAGTCCATAGTTCAGCCAATTGAGAAAAAGAATGAGCctacaaaaataaaaggttcaaataaagaaacaaatggaAGGGGCTTAATTAATCATGTTTCTTCTAACTCGAATTCTTCTAGGCAACCGGAACTTGATTTGTTTTACCATGATGGAGACAGAGAAGCTGGTAGATTGAGCAATGGCCAGAAGTTAGGGAAACCAAGGCGACGAGAACATCCTCAAGAGGAGGAATTACAGAAGTTTAAGAAAGAATTTGAAGCATGGCAGGCAGCCAGGTTTAAGGAGTGTTCAAGGGTTGCTGAACTTGAAATCATCCATTCGCACTGGCTTCCTCAAGAGGACCTCAACGAGGAAATGATTGGACTTCACTCGAAATCAGGAAGAACAGCATTTGAAAAGCCTGTGGAACCTAAAAGTAGCACAATAAAAGCAAGGTCGCATGAACGAATTGATTTGGGACATCATGGAGATCAGATGGAATTATTCCCATTTGAGCAAAAGGGATCTTATCCACGGAGAAGCAGAACACTAAGCAGAGACTTTGATCAATACTCCTTGATGAGTTCCTCTCAAAAAATTGATCCATCTTTTGTTCCAACAAGAATAGTTGTTTTAAAGCCTGGTCCTGATAGACTTTGTAATCCTGAAGAGTCTTGGAGCAGTTCTTCTGGCACTTCAGAGCAAAGAGGCAGTATTGAAGATTTTCTAgaggaggttaaagaaagaCTGAAATGTGAAATGCAAGGGAAAACGATTAAAAGGGGTTCTGTTGTCCGAGGAAGTGGAATTGAGACCCCTTACAGTGAAAAGCCAGCAAATCCAAAACAGATTGCTCAGCACATAGCAAAACAAGTTAGAGAAAGTGTGAGTAGGGACATGGGAGTGAATTTGCTTCGATCAGAATCAACAAGATCATATAGGAGTGAAATTCAGTTGAATGGACCAGGATCCCCAGAGTTCATCAACAGAGATACTAGAAGATTCTTATCAGACAGATtgagaaatgttttaaaaagagaaacagaaTTGAATGTTCCTTGCACTGCAGTTGGTGACAGCTCTACGTCATCTGTGTTACACAATGAAAGGGCCAGAGCCAGAGGAGATGttttgaagaaaagaaatgaaacagACTACAGTGAGATTGTCAAAGATGAGCAAGAAATGCAAACAAGATCTTTCAGGCATGGGCTAGGTGATGATGTAATGCTCCACAGAGAGTTGTCCCCTAGAAACCTTGTTAGGTCATTGTCAGCCCCAGTGTCAGGAACATCTTTTGGGAAGCTTCTTCTTGAGGACCGCCACATTTTAACTGGTGCACAAATCCGCAGGAAGCATGAAGCCATTGAAAAAGTGTCATTTGATatgaaaaagaggaagaaagaaaaatttaacttCAAAGAAAGAGTTTCCAATTTTAGATACAGCTTTACTCTTAGAGGGAGACTTTTTGGCAAAAAGATGCAGTCAATTTTGGAATCAAATGGTGAAGAGCATGATCCTATGAAAGACATCATGAGTGGACCAACTGTTACAAACTTTGGAGAGAGGCATGTGAGG GAGAATTTTACTGAGGTTCCTCCTAGTCCTGCATCAGTGTGTAGCAGTGCTCAAGAAGATTTCTGGAGGCCAGTTGATTATCTTAGCCCTCTATCAACACCAGATTTAACTCCAAGAGATGATTATATTGTGCCACAGGTTTTTAGAGAGATCAGCTCAAACCTCAATG AGCTACGGAGGCAACTAAACCAACTAGAGTCTGATGAGCCTGAGGACACAGTAAACAAACAGGAGCCTATTGAGCCTGAAATGGTAGAAATAAAGGATCCAGCAGAAGCTTACATAAGAGATCTGCTTGTTGCTGCTGGTTTATATGATGGATCATCTGAGAAACATTTGTCAAGATGGGAAACACTAGCAAAGCCAGTCAGCATCTCAGTCTTTGAAGAAGTGGAagaatcatataaaaaaatggcCAAGGAGCAGGAAAACTCTTTAAATGATCACGATGAGAAGAAGGTAGATCACAAGGTGTTACTTGATTTATTGAATGAAACACTTTCAACTGTTCTAACACCACCTTTGAGTCTGTCCAAATTCTGGAGAAACATTATTAATACCTCTACTCTACCACCATTACATGGAAAG